One window of Thermacetogenium phaeum DSM 12270 genomic DNA carries:
- a CDS encoding ABC transporter substrate-binding protein, with translation MKYLKQIVSFLVIIMLVAGSAGCGGQQREGQVSKKELVVGVGADGYTQRDSELGIYSLNANICEPLIRLTPEYQLEPLLATKWEYKGSNTWRFYLRKGIKFHNGEDFNAAAVKYTLEKGIPSSGKSILKIKEDVVKIIDDYTVDIVTTEPNMRVPEILAHPSFAIRIKENEDSQKPIGTGPFCFARYEQDKELVVERNPDYWGEPAKVNRIVFKFIPDHNSRLLALQAGEVDVITEIPREMIGQLKTTQGIQVLRGKTGAYVALYLMVNGKQPFDILQDKRIRQAIGWAIDREAIIQKVWEGNAISSQTIIPPDILREHKDLVSGFAYNPERAKNLLEQAGWKAGPDGIRIKNGRRLELTLVSGFPSASVLEPLPEILQQQLKEVGIGVKVVEVADRGLYFDKLKKGEGDLWLERGSQNDGDPTFLPQLLFHSKGYYEANYNKAFWPGRKFDNLIDHARNNPEIVEAARLVAEAIHVLIDEETTAVPIASLYTIYAAKEKVKGLTPHPSSINTRWDTVYIEE, from the coding sequence GTGAAATATTTAAAGCAAATAGTGTCTTTCTTGGTCATTATAATGTTGGTTGCCGGGTCTGCGGGTTGTGGTGGGCAACAAAGGGAAGGTCAGGTAAGCAAAAAGGAATTAGTTGTGGGCGTTGGAGCTGATGGTTATACCCAAAGGGACAGCGAGTTAGGAATTTATTCACTAAATGCCAATATTTGCGAGCCCTTAATTCGACTTACGCCTGAGTATCAATTAGAGCCACTTTTGGCCACCAAATGGGAATATAAGGGGAGCAACACTTGGCGCTTTTACCTGCGCAAAGGCATAAAGTTTCATAACGGTGAGGACTTTAATGCTGCAGCTGTAAAGTATACCTTGGAAAAAGGTATTCCCTCCAGTGGAAAATCCATTTTGAAAATCAAAGAAGATGTAGTCAAAATAATTGACGATTATACGGTGGACATTGTAACTACAGAACCTAATATGCGCGTTCCAGAAATCCTGGCTCACCCAAGTTTTGCCATACGAATCAAAGAAAATGAAGATAGCCAGAAACCTATTGGTACCGGCCCCTTCTGTTTTGCCAGGTACGAGCAAGATAAAGAGCTGGTTGTTGAGCGTAACCCTGATTATTGGGGGGAACCTGCAAAAGTGAATAGGATTGTTTTTAAATTCATTCCAGACCACAACAGCCGGCTCCTTGCATTGCAGGCAGGTGAAGTTGATGTTATTACAGAAATTCCTCGTGAAATGATTGGACAACTTAAGACAACCCAAGGGATTCAGGTGTTGCGCGGAAAAACTGGTGCTTATGTGGCTCTTTACCTTATGGTTAACGGGAAACAGCCCTTCGACATTTTGCAGGACAAAAGGATACGGCAGGCCATTGGCTGGGCCATCGACCGCGAGGCTATTATCCAGAAGGTATGGGAAGGTAATGCTATAAGCAGCCAGACCATAATTCCTCCTGACATCTTGAGGGAGCATAAGGATTTAGTCAGCGGATTTGCCTACAACCCAGAAAGGGCCAAAAATCTCCTGGAACAGGCTGGATGGAAAGCCGGGCCTGACGGCATCAGGATCAAGAACGGGCGGCGATTGGAACTTACCCTTGTTTCCGGTTTTCCTTCGGCTAGTGTGCTTGAACCCCTACCGGAAATCTTGCAGCAGCAGCTTAAGGAAGTCGGAATTGGAGTTAAGGTGGTGGAAGTTGCAGATCGTGGGCTTTACTTCGATAAATTGAAAAAGGGAGAAGGTGATCTCTGGCTGGAGCGGGGCAGCCAGAATGACGGTGACCCTACTTTCTTGCCGCAGCTTCTCTTCCATAGCAAAGGGTATTATGAAGCCAACTATAATAAAGCGTTCTGGCCAGGCAGAAAGTTTGACAATTTGATTGATCATGCCCGTAATAATCCTGAAATAGTGGAAGCAGCACGACTGGTGGCGGAGGCCATTCATGTTCTGATAGATGAAGAAACAACTGCTGTACCAATTGCCTCGTTATACACGATCTATGCCGCAAAAGAAAAGGTTAAGGGACTTACTCCTCATCCTTCAAGCATTAACACGAGATGGGACACTGTCTATATAGAAGAATAG
- a CDS encoding oligopeptide/dipeptide ABC transporter ATP-binding protein, with protein MPAEPVLADDDLKKCLLRELERRFGLSYIFIFHDLAAVSCLADRIAVMYLGKIVEVLPTGDLLSGACHPYTRGLLAAVPEPDPRQRYSRQVTVKGEPPNPADPPPGCRFHPRCPEARQICREN; from the coding sequence ATGCCCGCTGAACCTGTGCTGGCAGATGATGATTTAAAAAAATGTTTGCTTCGAGAGCTGGAAAGGCGGTTTGGGCTGTCGTACATCTTTATATTTCACGATCTGGCCGCCGTGAGTTGCCTGGCGGATCGGATCGCTGTGATGTACCTGGGCAAGATTGTAGAAGTGCTGCCGACGGGGGACCTCTTGTCCGGCGCCTGCCATCCTTATACCAGGGGGTTGCTGGCGGCGGTGCCGGAACCCGACCCACGGCAAAGATATAGCCGGCAGGTTACAGTCAAGGGCGAGCCGCCGAATCCGGCAGATCCTCCGCCGGGTTGCCGCTTTCATCCCCGCTGTCCCGAGGCCCGGCAGATATGTCGGGAGAATTAG
- a CDS encoding ABC transporter permease has translation MRRSIRAIGVTCEYVLYDYLIHFPYFAVRTLLSPALYLFGFGLGVGALTQAGESAYFEYIFPGVLMISVMQASYTHFSTEIWISRQVDKYLELLMMVAPIYPLEAVAGYLIAGTLISLFAAGCFVLMAMLVVPGLTISLGWLLGFTVGLGIFFVSLGIISGVIHTDPHIFSATNTLIILPLSFLCGVFFPLDVFPQAIRFLLELIPLTQAVEGMRSNAPFLHCLYVWSLAVITAVIAAGVFKRKIVS, from the coding sequence TTGCGCAGATCTATTCGTGCCATCGGTGTTACCTGTGAATATGTGCTCTATGATTATCTGATCCACTTTCCCTACTTTGCTGTCCGGACACTGCTTTCTCCCGCTTTATATCTTTTTGGCTTTGGCCTGGGGGTGGGGGCACTTACCCAGGCGGGTGAGAGCGCCTATTTTGAATACATCTTCCCCGGTGTACTGATGATTTCCGTAATGCAGGCCAGCTACACCCACTTCAGCACGGAGATCTGGATTTCCAGGCAGGTAGACAAGTACCTGGAGTTGTTGATGATGGTGGCCCCTATCTACCCTCTGGAAGCAGTAGCGGGCTACCTGATTGCCGGGACACTGATTTCTCTTTTTGCTGCGGGCTGCTTTGTGCTGATGGCCATGCTCGTGGTACCCGGTCTTACAATTTCCCTGGGATGGCTCCTTGGTTTTACGGTTGGACTGGGAATTTTCTTTGTATCCCTGGGAATAATCAGCGGCGTCATCCATACCGATCCCCACATTTTCAGCGCCACCAATACATTGATTATACTGCCGCTTTCCTTCCTGTGCGGGGTGTTCTTCCCGCTGGACGTTTTCCCCCAGGCCATCCGTTTTTTGCTGGAACTCATTCCTCTGACACAGGCTGTGGAGGGGATGAGGAGCAATGCCCCTTTCCTGCACTGCCTCTATGTGTGGAGCCTGGCTGTGATTACGGCGGTAATTGCAGCCGGGGTTTTTAAGCGCAAAATTGTGTCTTGA
- a CDS encoding ABC transporter ATP-binding protein yields the protein MKVLEVRGLTKYFNGQKVLDDLNFDLNEGEALGFLGPNGAGKTTTLRIITGLYRPSAGRVFIAGIDAVADPIKTKGLFGVCTQDFSFNAHYSIEQDLYFYARLYGLPRRAAMEKARRALEWADLLEHRRKNGDHLSGGMRKKILFARAMINDPPLLLLDEPTTGLDVHARRELWEMIRDLKSRGKSILLITHYLEEAEQLCDRILIIKKGRLVAEGGPGELRQIVDVARLLTVDLYRQLTLEEKEWLCAFPGVKNCKSRGTTVEVALDSSPQRVGDFVQEICLRLQPLSISLRDASLEEVFLEVTGRED from the coding sequence ATGAAGGTGCTGGAAGTTAGAGGCCTGACCAAATATTTCAACGGCCAGAAGGTGTTGGACGACCTCAATTTTGACTTGAATGAGGGAGAAGCGCTGGGTTTTCTGGGGCCCAATGGGGCCGGAAAGACTACTACCTTAAGGATTATTACCGGCCTCTACAGGCCATCCGCCGGACGAGTCTTTATTGCCGGAATCGACGCCGTGGCAGACCCCATCAAAACCAAGGGCCTTTTTGGAGTCTGCACCCAGGACTTCAGCTTCAACGCCCACTATAGCATCGAGCAAGACCTCTACTTTTACGCCCGCCTGTACGGCTTACCCCGCAGGGCAGCAATGGAGAAGGCGCGCCGTGCCCTGGAATGGGCGGATCTTCTGGAGCACCGCAGGAAAAACGGAGACCACCTCTCCGGTGGGATGAGAAAGAAGATTCTTTTTGCCAGGGCGATGATCAACGATCCTCCTTTACTTTTGCTGGACGAGCCCACCACCGGGCTGGATGTGCATGCCCGCCGGGAACTCTGGGAAATGATCAGAGATCTAAAGAGCCGCGGTAAGAGCATACTGCTGATTACCCATTACCTTGAGGAAGCGGAGCAACTCTGCGACAGGATCCTGATTATCAAGAAGGGAAGGCTGGTTGCCGAGGGTGGGCCTGGGGAACTGCGCCAAATTGTTGATGTAGCACGGCTTCTGACCGTGGACCTCTATCGTCAACTTACCCTTGAGGAAAAAGAATGGCTGTGTGCTTTCCCGGGCGTGAAGAACTGTAAGAGCCGTGGGACAACAGTAGAGGTTGCCCTTGATAGTAGCCCGCAACGGGTGGGTGATTTTGTCCAAGAGATCTGCCTAAGGCTCCAACCTTTAAGTATTTCTTTAAGGGATGCCTCACTGGAGGAGGTCTTCCTGGAAGTGACCGGGAGGGAGGATTAA
- a CDS encoding SPASM domain-containing protein: MSNQVYRCVCDYIESSNDKGVLVLTGGEPFLDLRFGEIISLARNKGWLTSVDTLCVFQERPRLDYVQQVRLRLFSLNPDLHNRITGEEHSFWKTIEFGEWLAENYSGEKILVFPVCRENSGETTAVLDWCHRFDFTPNIFVVPRQHEYALDVQSYHLVLKELCRLPLTDIIIDVPLLGLMGWPNLCPGGRLAMFIGAKGEVKPCPHFPHPFCWLEEDIAGAWRTVREKVAAMNETCRICELFSICGGGCPANKTVSGKDYYCPYFSSGRLSEK, from the coding sequence TTGAGCAACCAGGTCTACCGCTGCGTTTGCGATTATATTGAATCAAGCAATGACAAAGGTGTTCTCGTCTTAACCGGAGGGGAGCCGTTTTTAGATTTGCGTTTTGGCGAAATCATTTCTCTGGCCAGGAACAAGGGGTGGCTCACATCGGTGGATACACTTTGTGTCTTTCAGGAACGGCCGCGGCTGGATTATGTTCAACAAGTCCGCTTGCGTCTTTTTTCATTGAATCCTGACCTGCATAACCGGATCACCGGTGAGGAGCACAGTTTCTGGAAGACAATCGAATTCGGCGAATGGCTGGCCGAAAATTATTCCGGTGAGAAAATTTTAGTTTTTCCCGTTTGTAGAGAAAACTCCGGGGAAACAACGGCTGTACTTGACTGGTGTCACAGGTTTGACTTCACACCAAACATCTTTGTTGTCCCCCGGCAGCATGAGTATGCCCTGGATGTCCAGTCTTATCATCTGGTGCTTAAAGAACTTTGCAGGCTCCCTTTAACGGATATCATTATAGATGTGCCCTTGCTAGGTTTAATGGGATGGCCCAATCTGTGTCCTGGCGGCAGGCTGGCCATGTTCATCGGAGCAAAGGGAGAAGTGAAACCGTGTCCCCATTTTCCCCATCCCTTTTGCTGGCTGGAGGAAGACATCGCAGGAGCATGGAGGACAGTTCGGGAAAAGGTAGCGGCAATGAATGAGACCTGCCGTATTTGTGAGCTCTTTTCTATCTGTGGCGGGGGCTGCCCGGCCAATAAGACTGTATCTGGGAAGGACTACTACTGCCCCTACTTTTCCTCTGGAAGGTTGTCTGAAAAATGA
- a CDS encoding radical SAM/SPASM domain-containing protein — protein MGLGLHLVTIEITGRCNLSCSHCYRGNDTPEDLHDFSLLLKQLAEIKPHFITVSGGEPLLSRDVFYLARELKGVCQKLLLTTNGTLVREFPRDFFGVFDEVQISLDGDADTHDAIRGTGVFEKAVDAARYLRGSVPVSFLCTVNQSNYRQLSSIVRIANDVGAVPKMGRMCGFGCNGLDPLDDPLIWKDVLREAMNYGILNDDPLSFWFNEKKKENRRPNKITGGCTAGVAGIGISPEMDVYPCVKLRIPAGNLKEQSLKEIWLNSRLFESLRNWHNLKGKCSGCEYISICRGCRADAWARTGDYLASDPLCWLER, from the coding sequence ATGGGATTAGGCCTGCACCTCGTGACAATTGAGATTACCGGGAGATGCAATTTATCTTGCAGTCACTGCTACCGGGGTAATGATACTCCTGAGGATCTTCATGACTTTTCACTGTTATTAAAACAACTTGCAGAGATCAAGCCGCACTTCATTACAGTTTCAGGTGGGGAGCCGCTGCTGTCAAGGGATGTATTTTACCTGGCACGAGAACTCAAGGGAGTTTGTCAAAAACTTTTGCTGACCACCAACGGTACCCTGGTCAGGGAATTTCCCCGGGATTTCTTTGGCGTCTTCGATGAGGTCCAGATCAGCCTGGATGGCGATGCGGACACTCATGATGCGATTAGAGGGACAGGTGTTTTTGAAAAAGCGGTGGATGCTGCTCGCTATTTGAGAGGGAGCGTACCGGTATCCTTTCTCTGCACCGTAAATCAGTCCAATTACCGGCAATTAAGTTCTATTGTTCGGATCGCTAATGATGTAGGCGCGGTGCCTAAAATGGGGCGCATGTGCGGTTTCGGTTGTAACGGTCTTGATCCGTTGGATGATCCCCTTATTTGGAAGGATGTGCTTAGGGAGGCCATGAATTACGGTATACTCAATGACGATCCCTTGAGCTTCTGGTTTAACGAGAAAAAGAAAGAGAACCGCAGACCGAATAAAATAACTGGTGGATGCACCGCCGGAGTTGCCGGTATTGGCATTTCCCCCGAAATGGATGTTTACCCCTGTGTAAAGTTAAGAATCCCTGCCGGCAATTTAAAAGAGCAGAGTTTAAAAGAAATCTGGCTTAACTCCCGTTTGTTTGAGAGCTTGCGCAATTGGCATAACTTAAAAGGAAAATGCTCTGGCTGTGAATACATTAGCATCTGCCGTGGGTGTCGTGCCGATGCCTGGGCACGAACGGGTGATTATTTGGCTTCAGACCCCTTGTGCTGGCTGGAAAGGTGA
- a CDS encoding PqqD family protein — protein MERQEDDKLVLYRGHQLIVLGSYAAEIWHLCDGKHTVNDMVELVINNYAVPREKAYEEISDFLNQLAGKGLVKL, from the coding sequence ATGGAGCGTCAGGAGGACGATAAACTGGTCCTCTATCGTGGGCACCAGCTTATTGTGCTGGGAAGCTATGCTGCTGAGATCTGGCATTTATGTGATGGTAAACATACAGTAAATGACATGGTTGAGTTGGTAATTAACAATTATGCTGTTCCGCGAGAAAAAGCCTACGAGGAGATTTCAGACTTTCTTAATCAGCTGGCAGGAAAAGGACTGGTCAAGCTTTAG
- a CDS encoding radical SAM/SPASM domain-containing protein, which translates to MYIPKSPLMLCIELTSQCNLDCRHCSADANTEKNVFPYEKLISIINAARNMGVKRLIFGGGEPLLYERLFDVCEYALIGGFKVSFVTNGTLVPEMMAAFTRILNYRDSFEVGVSLDGHSPEIHGYFRPAYTFYTAVEAIKLLKNAGFNVSVSCVLNKKNIKTIPEFIQFLLPFNLYGIRFLPFAPLGRGKNCTENMFSPDEFHNLIRERQSWREAFRNNISIHFPWEFLFLPPEKRRPSPCEAGYLRLWINSSGDIFPCSYLEELPIGNVYRDSISDVWNNSPVLKALRNPALLKGTCASCEYRDDCRGGCRGLAYFLEGDYLCSDPYCPIVVRSKSVQM; encoded by the coding sequence TTGTATATTCCAAAGAGTCCTTTAATGTTGTGCATTGAACTTACTTCTCAATGTAATCTTGATTGTCGACATTGTTCAGCAGATGCGAATACAGAAAAAAACGTCTTTCCGTACGAAAAACTTATTTCAATTATAAATGCCGCAAGAAACATGGGGGTTAAAAGATTAATATTCGGCGGTGGTGAGCCTCTTCTTTACGAAAGACTGTTTGATGTATGTGAGTATGCTCTAATTGGCGGGTTTAAAGTGTCTTTTGTAACCAATGGTACGCTTGTTCCTGAGATGATGGCAGCTTTTACAAGAATTTTGAATTACCGCGATTCTTTTGAGGTGGGCGTGAGCCTTGATGGTCACTCTCCGGAAATACATGGCTATTTTCGTCCGGCATATACATTTTACACCGCAGTTGAAGCAATAAAGTTGTTAAAAAATGCCGGATTCAATGTATCGGTATCCTGTGTTTTAAACAAGAAAAACATAAAAACCATTCCAGAGTTTATACAATTTCTTTTGCCTTTTAATCTCTATGGTATCAGGTTTTTACCGTTTGCCCCGTTGGGAAGGGGAAAAAATTGTACCGAGAACATGTTTTCGCCAGACGAATTTCATAATCTTATTAGAGAGCGACAAAGTTGGAGAGAAGCTTTTCGAAATAATATCAGCATCCATTTTCCCTGGGAGTTCCTTTTTCTTCCTCCAGAAAAACGACGACCTTCCCCATGCGAAGCTGGCTATCTGCGTCTCTGGATTAACTCAAGCGGAGATATTTTCCCCTGCTCGTATCTGGAGGAACTTCCAATCGGAAATGTTTACCGTGATTCTATCAGCGATGTCTGGAACAATTCCCCAGTGCTGAAGGCGCTGCGCAACCCGGCACTGCTTAAAGGAACCTGTGCTTCCTGCGAATACCGGGATGACTGCCGGGGAGGCTGCCGCGGCCTGGCTTATTTTCTGGAGGGGGATTATTTATGTTCGGATCCTTACTGCCCGATTGTTGTCCGAAGCAAAAGTGTGCAGATGTAA
- a CDS encoding ABC transporter substrate-binding protein: MRRSGRHLLSIILIIAIAFSVAGCKGKPVARQAETKDELVIALDRYTAKKPPEGLGVATCTQVFEPLLFLNKKLEIQPGLVTSWERLDDLTWRFNLRKGVKFHNGKEFDAESAKFAFTVYLDMMKKGYVYERVKEVVDHNSFKIVDKYTLEIKTLRPYPFLPYLMTHPSIVAMDPDAFNKGEIVGTGPFKFKEEAKDQYVIVERNENYWGEKPFFKRVVFKIVPDPNTRILALKTGDVDVAVYPSLPSLKELEKEYNTFYAFKGLPFLMFNFSKPYIKDINFRKALCMAVDKENIAKEIYYGTADPANSLIPKGLLYSIEDEYQGFPYNPVEAKKLLEESGYSDSNNDGYIDKNGKNIEIIFPYFASEAEYKSIAETIASSFEEIGIKTKIVTLEAAAYDEVILEKGNYDVCLDATGIFWGSSSTMLYDHFYSKSGLLGFHRIKDAEVDKLIEKGMELESRKDFKGAAQKYKTAQKRAIDELVGLYPVVFQKHVVVAKKNVKNFSPFPYYGMFYNGDSDNLLVNVRWEE; this comes from the coding sequence ATGCGACGATCTGGCAGGCATTTGCTGTCCATTATTCTTATTATAGCAATTGCTTTTTCGGTTGCCGGTTGTAAGGGAAAACCGGTGGCCAGGCAAGCGGAGACAAAAGATGAACTGGTTATTGCTTTGGACAGGTATACAGCTAAAAAACCGCCGGAAGGTCTTGGAGTTGCAACTTGTACACAGGTCTTTGAACCACTTCTTTTTCTTAATAAAAAACTGGAAATCCAGCCAGGGCTTGTCACTTCTTGGGAACGACTGGATGATCTAACCTGGAGATTTAACCTGCGTAAAGGGGTAAAATTTCACAACGGCAAGGAATTTGATGCTGAGTCAGCCAAGTTTGCTTTCACCGTTTATCTGGATATGATGAAAAAAGGTTATGTATACGAAAGGGTCAAGGAGGTTGTGGATCATAACTCCTTTAAAATTGTTGATAAGTATACTCTGGAAATAAAAACACTCAGACCTTATCCATTCCTGCCGTACTTGATGACACATCCATCTATTGTGGCCATGGATCCGGACGCCTTTAATAAGGGCGAAATCGTCGGTACCGGCCCCTTTAAATTTAAAGAAGAAGCAAAAGACCAGTATGTAATTGTAGAACGCAACGAAAACTACTGGGGCGAAAAACCCTTTTTTAAGAGGGTAGTGTTTAAAATCGTGCCTGATCCAAATACAAGGATATTGGCTTTGAAGACAGGAGATGTTGATGTAGCTGTATATCCTTCTCTTCCATCTCTCAAGGAATTGGAAAAGGAATATAACACCTTTTATGCTTTTAAAGGCCTTCCGTTTTTAATGTTTAACTTTAGTAAGCCATATATAAAGGATATCAACTTTAGGAAAGCACTGTGTATGGCTGTCGATAAGGAAAATATTGCAAAGGAGATCTATTACGGAACCGCAGACCCTGCTAACTCATTAATTCCCAAAGGACTGCTGTATTCAATTGAAGACGAATATCAGGGATTTCCATATAATCCAGTAGAAGCCAAGAAATTGCTTGAAGAATCCGGTTACTCCGATAGCAATAATGACGGTTACATTGATAAAAACGGTAAGAATATAGAAATAATATTTCCATATTTTGCATCTGAAGCAGAATATAAAAGTATTGCAGAAACAATTGCCTCTAGCTTTGAAGAAATCGGCATTAAAACAAAGATCGTAACTTTAGAAGCCGCAGCTTATGACGAAGTAATTTTGGAAAAAGGAAATTACGATGTATGTTTAGATGCTACAGGAATTTTTTGGGGTAGTTCAAGCACCATGCTTTACGACCATTTTTATAGTAAGAGCGGTTTGCTGGGATTTCACCGGATTAAGGACGCCGAAGTTGATAAACTCATTGAGAAAGGAATGGAACTGGAATCCAGAAAAGATTTCAAGGGAGCAGCTCAGAAATACAAGACGGCCCAAAAAAGAGCTATTGATGAACTCGTAGGCCTCTATCCTGTAGTCTTTCAAAAACATGTAGTTGTAGCCAAGAAAAACGTAAAAAACTTTTCTCCGTTCCCGTATTATGGGATGTTTTACAATGGTGACTCTGATAACTTGCTGGTCAACGTAAGATGGGAAGAGTGA
- a CDS encoding Uma2 family endonuclease, with protein MPSIPEHLKFTYEDYLLLPEDRRYEIIGGELLMTPSPKRVHQQVSRNLTTILWSYVKANGLGEIYEAPFDVLFSHHDVVQPDVLFVSRENLSIVGENNIQGAPDLIIEILSPTTAERDLDLKKKLYARHAVKEYWIVDPHARKVTVYLWKDTDYVKTGVYGEEDSWQPHLLPGLTIKGKEIFAF; from the coding sequence ATGCCTTCCATCCCCGAGCACCTCAAGTTTACCTATGAAGATTATCTGCTTTTGCCTGAAGACAGGCGGTATGAAATCATCGGAGGCGAACTTTTGATGACCCCTTCCCCCAAGCGGGTGCATCAACAAGTAAGCAGAAACCTAACTACCATCTTGTGGTCCTACGTTAAAGCCAACGGCCTGGGAGAAATCTACGAGGCGCCGTTCGATGTGCTTTTCAGCCATCACGATGTGGTGCAGCCGGATGTACTCTTCGTGAGCCGCGAAAACCTCTCAATTGTAGGGGAAAATAACATTCAAGGAGCACCCGACCTGATCATCGAGATTTTATCGCCTACTACCGCCGAAAGAGACCTTGACCTGAAAAAAAAGCTGTATGCCCGCCATGCCGTCAAAGAATATTGGATCGTGGACCCCCACGCCCGAAAAGTGACGGTATACCTCTGGAAGGATACTGATTACGTAAAAACCGGAGTTTACGGCGAAGAAGACAGCTGGCAACCTCACCTTTTGCCCGGCCTTACCATTAAGGGCAAGGAGATATTTGCCTTTTGA
- a CDS encoding ABC transporter ATP-binding protein, whose protein sequence is MSLLEVRDLFKHYPAGDGLFWATRERIRAVDGVSFTLERGETLGLVGESGCGKSTLGKLIVRLEEPTAGKIYYDNREITSLYGRKLRELRCKIQIIFQDPYSSLNPRQTVGSIIGEPLANFKLGTREEQMQRVAELLDTVGLDPEHISRYPHEFSGGQLQRINIARALALEPELIVCDEPVSSLDVSIRLQILNLLRDLKIRFGLSYIFISHDLAAVSYLADRIAVMYLGKIVEVLPTGDLLSGACHPYTRGLLAAVPEPDPRQRYSRQVTVKGEPPNPADPPPGCRFHPRCPEARQVCREKEPMLQDVNEGHLVSCHLSSR, encoded by the coding sequence ATGAGCCTTCTTGAGGTGCGCGACCTGTTCAAACACTACCCGGCAGGAGATGGTCTTTTCTGGGCAACGCGGGAGAGAATACGGGCAGTTGACGGCGTTTCCTTTACCCTGGAACGGGGTGAGACCCTGGGGCTGGTGGGGGAGAGCGGGTGCGGCAAGAGCACATTGGGGAAGTTAATTGTCAGGCTGGAGGAACCCACCGCAGGAAAAATTTACTATGACAACCGGGAAATCACCTCTTTGTACGGAAGAAAGCTGCGGGAACTCCGTTGCAAAATTCAGATCATTTTTCAGGATCCATATTCCTCCCTCAACCCCCGGCAGACCGTGGGGTCGATCATCGGTGAGCCTCTGGCGAACTTTAAGTTGGGAACGAGAGAGGAACAAATGCAAAGGGTAGCCGAGCTGCTGGATACGGTCGGCCTCGATCCCGAGCACATCTCCAGGTATCCCCATGAGTTCAGCGGTGGCCAGCTTCAGCGCATCAACATCGCCCGAGCGCTGGCCTTAGAGCCGGAGCTGATAGTCTGCGATGAACCAGTTTCCAGCCTGGATGTTTCCATCAGATTGCAGATCTTAAACCTGCTTCGAGATCTGAAAATACGGTTTGGACTGTCGTATATCTTTATTTCCCACGATCTGGCTGCCGTGAGTTACCTGGCGGATCGGATCGCTGTGATGTACCTCGGAAAGATTGTTGAGGTGCTGCCGACAGGGGACCTCTTGTCCGGCGCCTGCCATCCTTATACCAGGGGTTTGCTGGCGGCGGTGCCGGAACCTGACCCGCGGCAGAGATATAGCCGGCAGGTTACAGTCAAGGGCGAGCCGCCGAATCCGGCAGATCCTCCGCCGGGCTGCCGTTTTCACCCCCGCTGTCCCGAGGCCCGGCAGGTATGTCGGGAGAAGGAGCCGATGCTGCAGGATGTGAATGAAGGGCATCTGGTGAGTTGCCACTTGAGTTCGAGATGA